The following are encoded together in the Coffea arabica cultivar ET-39 chromosome 1c, Coffea Arabica ET-39 HiFi, whole genome shotgun sequence genome:
- the LOC140005224 gene encoding uncharacterized protein, which produces MCVNFTDVNKTCPKDCYPLPRIDQLVDSTSGYEIFCFLDAFKGYHQIALDEEDQEKTSFITYCYVTMPFGLKNAGVTYQRLVNKLFKNQIGRNMEVYVDDMLVKSRAQEQFIADLREIFEVLRSSRMRLNPKKCTFGIRSGKFLGYMIFKEGVRANPDKIKAIMDMAPSRNIKEVQRLTERMAALNRFLSKSAVRGSPFFKALRGGRPFEWSSECQKAFDELKAHLVRLPALTSPKQEEILFIYLAVGEEAISAVLAHPIVVVTDQPLKQILSKPDVSGRMVRWVVELSEYDLGYQPRTAIKVQALADFIADGVSFGSSETEAKEAAEVEQAGEAVEAERAKEAVDAEQAREVVEAEQAKEVAEATPVERVVKAELAREAAQTGKATEAAGRADPTWTLYVDGASSKEGCGAGLLLINPTGEELPYALRFDFRASNNESEYEALIAGMELARKLGARSIKIYSDSQLIVNQVWGSYEVKEGSLRKYVTKTHELKGQFEQFALEQIPRSQNKRADALSKLASTLGGILSREILVEVVRSQAYEQIGAAVIQVESSWMDPIVRYLTHGELPPSRTEAYKILLRS; this is translated from the exons ATGTGTGTGAATTTCACTGACGTGAATAAGACTTGTCCAAAGGACTGCTACCCCTTACCACGGATTGACCAGCTCGTGGACTCAACATCTGGATACGAGATCTTCTGTTTCTTGGACGCCTTTAAAGGATACCATCAGATAGCCTTGGACGAGGAAGATCAGGAGAAGACCTCGTTTATCACCTATTGTTATGTCACCATGCCGTTCGGGCTGAAAAACGCGGGCGTGACCTACCAGAGGTTGGTAAATAAGTTGTTCAAAAATCAGATCGGTCGAAACATGGAAGTCTATGTAGACGACATGTTAGTGAAAAGTCGAGCTCAGGAACAGTTCATCGCTGACCTTAGAGAAATCTTCGAGGTTCTTCGGAGCTCACGAATGCGGCTAAACcccaagaagtgcacctttggGATCAGGTCGGGAAAATTCCTGGGCTACATGATTTTCAAAGAGGGGGTAAGAGCTAATCCCGATAAGATCAAGGCCATCATGGACATGGCTCCATCTCGAAATATTAAGGAGGTACAACGCCTGACTGAGAGGATGGCAGCTCTGAACAGGTTCTTGTCCAAATCAGCAGTTCGGGGATCTCCTTTCTTCAAGGCCCTAAGAGGAGGTCGGCCGTTCGAGTGGAGTTCGGAGTGCCAGAAGGCGTTTGACGAGCTGAAAGCTCACCTCGTTCGGTTACCGGCCCTAACCTCTCCCAAACAGGAGGAGATCCTGTTCATCTACTTAGCTGTGGGGGAAGAGGCCATTAGCGCGGTGCTG GCTCACCCTATAGTAGTGGTGACGGACCAGCCCTTGAAGCAGATCCTCTCCAAACCTGATGTCTCAGGTCGGATGGTGAGGTGGGTTGTGGAGTTGTCGGAGTACGACCTGGGATATCAGCCGAGGACGGCCATCAAAGTCCAAGCGTTGGCAGACTTCATAGCGGATGGCGTTTCTTTTGGATCGTCCGAGACGGAG GCCaaagaggctgccgaggtcgaacaggccggagaggcagTTGAGGCCGAACGGGCCAAAGAAGCTGTCGATGCCGAACAGGCTAGAGAAGTAGTGGAGGCTGAGCAGGCCAAAGAAGTTGCCGAGGCCACGCCTGTTGAAAGGGTAGtcaaggccgagctggccaggGAGGCTGCCCAGACCGGGAAGGCTACGGAGGCTGCGGGACGAGCGGATCCCACCTGGACGTTGTACGTGGACGGTGCATCAAGTAAGGAAGGATGTGGCGCAGGACTCCTCCTAATCAACCCTACTGGGGAAGAGTTGCCCTACGCACTGAGGTTCGATTTTAGAGCCTCTAACAATGAGTCCGAGTACGAGGCTCTGATTGCAGGAATGGAGCTGGCCCGGAAGTTAGGGGCTAGATCGATCAAAATCTACAGCGATTCGCAACTGATAGTGAATCAAGTATGGGGGAGCTACGAGGTTAAAGAGGGGTCACTGAGGAAGTATGTCACCAAAACGCATGAGCTAAAGGGCCAGTTCGAGCAGTTCGCGCTCGAGCAGATTCCGCGGAGCCAAAACAAGAGAGCTGATGCCCTGTCCAAATTGGCCTCTACCTTGGGTGGCATCTTAAGTCGAGAAATATTGGTGGAGGTCGTCAGAAGTcaggcatatgaacagataggCGCCGCAGTCATTCAGGTGGAGAGCTCTTGGATGGATCCCATCGTTCGATATCTGACTCATGGTGAGCTTCCACCGAGCAGGACAGAGGCCTACAAAATCCTCCTCAGATCATAG
- the LOC113739227 gene encoding uncharacterized protein produces MEQEGLSRPPRPLVGDNSRRDQGLYYAYHRDVGHDTEDCRHLKKDIEKLIRRDHLGQFVREDRTDQRRRRPRPEHPSYPRDRSQGSRGRTPEQEAQNLAGVINTIAGGPVRGNSHAARQHNRPLPSGESSSKRLKMYEKIIYGPEDAVPLASNNHEAIVIEVFTCNYKMKKVYIENGSAIDVLYYKTFKELQLEDRQLVPVQTPLIGFASPPVRPEGMITLMVTVEVSPRCRIVPVNFAVVKEPSSYNMILRRPTLNALRAVCSTLHLSMKFPTPAGVAEVLGDPEVARACYIATLKGKEKLVAQTACLEPWEPMEKGERLETDEGLVELPVCRD; encoded by the coding sequence ATGGAACAAGAAGGGCTCTCCCGACCTCCCCGTCCCTTGGTCGGGGACAATAGCAGGCGGGACCAAGGTCTGTACTACGCATATCACCGGGATGTGGGACATGATACGGAGGACTGCCGTCACCTCAAGAAAGACATTGAAAAGTTGATCAGACGAGACCACCTTGGCCAATTCGTGCGTGAGGACCGAACTGACCAGCGGCGGAGGAGGCCCAGACCGGAACACCCGAGCTACCCCCGAGACCGGTCTCAGGGGTCTCGTGGCCGAACTCCCGAGCAGGAGGCTCAGAATCTGGCCGGGGTGATCAACACTATTGCAGGAGGACCAGTGAGAGGCAATAGCCATGCAGCTCGGCAGCACAACCGCCCTCTCCCCAGCGGAGAGAGTTCGAGCAAACGATTGAAAATGTACGAGAAAATCATTTACGGACCTGAGGATGCGGTCCCGTTGGCCTCTAATAATCATGAAGCCATCGTGATAGAGGTCTTTACCTGCAACTAcaagatgaagaaggtatacATAGAAAATGGTAGTGCCATAGACGTGTTGTATTATAAGACCTTTAAGGAGCTACAGCTAGAGGACAGACAGCTCGTCCCAGTTCAAACCCCCCTGATCGGTTTCGCAAGTCCCCCGGTGAGGCCGGAGGGGATGATAACTCTCATGGTGACGGTGGAGGTGTCTCCGAGGTGCCGAATTGTTCCGGTGAATTTTGCGGTGGTAAAAGAACCCTCATCGTACAATATGATTCTGAGACGACCCACCTTGAACGCCCTTCGGGCTGTCTGCTCCACCCTACACCTCAGCATGAAGTTCCCTACTCCTGCTGGGGTAGCTGAGGTGCTGGGAGATCCGGAGGTGGCTAGGGCATGTTATATTGCCACCCTCAAGGGCAAAGAGAAATTGGTAGCTCAGACAGCTTGTTTGGAGCCGTGGGAACCCATGGAGAAAGGAGAGAGACTAGAAACGGATGAAGGGCTGGTCGAGCTGCCTGTGTGTCGCGACTAA
- the LOC140005222 gene encoding uncharacterized protein, which translates to MTPRTATQETPFVLTYGVEAVIPAEIEVPSGRVQHFVAQDNEEEMRLNLDLLEYRREETTTRMAKYKGQVARYYNARVRSLSFKPGDLVLRKNSVSRTTGTGKLDPNWEGPYVVREADRAGYCKLAHLNGGIVPRTWHNSNLRFFC; encoded by the coding sequence ATGACACCTCGGACAGCCACCCAAGAGACCCCGTTCGTCCTGACATATGGGGTCGAAGCGGTGATCCCAGCAGAAATTGAAGTACCCTCGGGTAGGGTGCAACACTTTGTGGCTCAGGACAACGAGGAGGAGATGCGGCTCAACTTGGACCTGCTCGAGTATCGAAGGGAAGAAACGACTACAAGAATGGCTAAGTATAAAGGTCAGGTCGCACGATACTACAACGCCCGAGTGAGGTCCTTATCCTTCAAGCCAGGGGACCTGGTATTGCGCAAAAACTCTGTGAGCCGAACTACGGGCACGGGCAAGTTGGACCCAAATTGGGAGGGTCCCTATGTGGTAAGAGAAGCTGATCGTGCCGGGTACTGTAAACTGGCTCATCTCAATGGAGGCATAGTCCCGCGCACCTGGCACAATTCGAATTTAAGGTTTTTTTGTTAG